The DNA window GCGCAGGTCGGATGGAAAGGCCTGCCCCCGGACGGTCGCGATGATATTAACTGAGGATCTGGCCTTCCGCAAAGCGAAGGGGGGCGAATGAAAATTCCCTACGGAAAAGCCTGCCTCGAATGTCCCTCGGAAGAGATTTTGGGTAAACCCGCCATGCGTTGGCGCGGCCGAAGGAGCGCCTGGCAGGAGATGGAGCCGGATCAGGTCCTCGAAGAACTGGGGGAGACCCGGTCCTGCGCCTGCGGGCCCCGGCAGCCGCCCAACTGGGAGCCGCTCTCTTCTTTTTTCCCAAGAGCGCCGCGCCATCCTGTTTTGGTTGTTCCCGACGCCACCCGCAGGGGGTTCTGGCAGGACATCCTTCCATCATTGGTGGTTGATCTGCTGATGCGATGGCCCGCGACGGAATTGAAGATTCTCGTCGCCACCGGAATTCATGCAGAGGTCTCACGGGATGATATCGAGCGTCATCTCCGGTTCGGCGATCACGCGGCGCCGGCGGATCACGATGGCCGGCAGGCCGCCGCATCGGGCCGCATAAAAATCGTTCAACACCATTCTGATGAGGGAAATCTTCCTGTGGGGACAACGCCACGGGGAACCCCCGTCTCCATCGACCGACACTATCTCGAATCCGACGCCCGGATTCTTTTGGGGGGGACCTCTTATCATTACTTCGCCGGATTCGGCGGCGGTCCCAAGCTTGTTTTTCCCGGATTGGCCTCCCGGCCGGGGATTCTGATGAACCATCTGCGGGCTTTGGGCCGCGGGATGTCAGGATGGGATCCGGCCTGCGCGCCGGCTCAGATCGCCGGCAATCCGGTTGCGGAGGATATCGCCGAGGCTGCGACCCTCGCGCCGCCCCATGCGGTGATCAGTACCCTCGGCTTCGGGGATCAGATCGGTGTTGTTACGATGGCGGGGCGGGAAGATTGGGTTCTGAGCATCAACCGCTGCCGCGCCCTTTATCATAGAGGGCACCGGGTTGTTTTGTCGGCGCCGCTGCAGGGTGTCATCGTGGATGCCGGCGGGTATCCGAGGGATCGCCATCTTCTTCAGGTTCACAAGAGCCTTCAACACGCTGTCCGATTCCTGCGTCCGGATGGATGGATCTTGTTGATCGGTGAGTGCGGGGAGGGTTTCGGTTCAGCGGGACTCCTCGATATGGTGAAAAGTCTGAGCCTGAGATCCTTATCTGATGTAACCGCCCAGGAAGCTGATGCGGGACATCTTCAGACAGCGGTCGCCCTCATGACAGCGACAGGGAAACGGAGGGTCGCCTTTTACTCAGAGATCAGCGGGAAGCACCCCGAGCAGATCCGCTCCCTGGGATGGCAGCCCCTGGCCACCGGCCGTGAGCTGGAGGCGTGGCTGCGGGAGCGCTCCAAGGGATCCTGGGGATGGCTGAGTGAGGCCGATACCGTTCTGCCGCAGTGAAGAACAAGGCGTGAAGATGATGCGTACGTATCAAAGAGCCGGGGCAAGGGTTTTACATTCCGCGCATTGACTTTGGGTTCTGCGGCTTCTAACGTCGGGGACGAATGGATTCAAGGCTGCATCATGGGGAGGGTCCGCCATTGAGTGAAGTCGAGAAGGTTCTCATCATCGGGTCCGGCGGCCGGGAACATGCCCTGGCATGGGCCCTCTCGAATTCCCCGAGCAAACCCGAAATCATCGGATTGCCTGGGAATCCAGGACTCGCGGAATTGGGCCGGTGTGTCGCTGGAAATCCATCCGACAATGAATTGGTTCTTGAAGTGGTGCGCCGTGAAGGGATCGATTTCACCATTGTCGGTCCGGAACAACCCCTTGTCGGCGGATTGACCGATCGCCTGCGGGCCGCCGGGCATGATGTCTTCGGTCCCTCCCGTCATGCGGCCGCTCTCGAGGGCAGCAAGGTCTTCTCAAAAACCCTCATGCGTTCCCACGGCATCCCCACCGCCGCGTTCGAGATCTTCACCAAACCGCAGGATGCGATCGCCTTTCTCAAGCGGCAGTCCTTTCCACAGGTCCTCAAGGTCGACGGCCTCGCCGCGGGGAAAGGAGTTTTTGTCACGAAGACGATTGAGGAAGCCAAGTCGGTTGTGGAAAGGGTGCTGGTTCAGAAAGAGTTCGGCAGCGCCGGCAACCGGCTTATTGTAGAAGAGTGTCTCAAGGGTGAAGAGATGTCCCTCTTCGTTTTGACCAACGGCTCCGATGCAGTGTTGCTGCCGACCGCACAGGATTATAAAAGAGCCGAGGATAAAGATGCCGGGCCGAACACGGGGGGGATGGGAGCGACGGCGCCGGTTGTCAGCTGGTCGCCCGCGTTGGAACGGCGCGCCATGGACGAGGTGATCCTCCCGACCCTCGAGGCCATGCAGGGGGAAGGCCGCCCCTATACGGGGCTGCTCTATGCGGGTCTCATGGTGGATGAGGGGCGTCCGGATGTCTTGGAATTCAACTGCCGCTTTGGTGACCCTGAAACACAGGTCGTTTTACCCATCCTAAAGGGCGATCTGCTGCAGGCTCTTTCCTGGGCGTCGGGCCGTGATACACAGACCCCGGATTTAGAGTTGTCGGATCAGTGGGCTGCAACGGTTGTTCTCACCTCAAAGGGATATCCGGGCTCGTATGCCAAGGGATTTCCCATCAGTGGGATTTCCAAAGCGCGAGAGCTACCCGGAGCTTTTATCTTCCATGCCGGAACAGCTTGGGCTGAGATCGGACCGACGGGCCGGGGTGAATCCCCCTTTCATCCATCACCCGCTCCTTTCGGCGGCGCGAAATCGCCCGAGGGTTCGATGAACAGCAACCACCGGATCGTGACAACCGGCGGCCGTGTCCTCAATGCCGTTGGAAGGGGGGATGACCTTCCCTCCGCCTTGCGACGCGCTTATGAGGCGGCGAGTCTTGTCACATTCGAGGGGAAGACGATGAGGCGCGATATAGGGCATAGGGGTATCGCGGCTTTGAAGGAAGGAAAGATCTGATGACGGGAACGCAAAAGAAAACCAGACCCGCGCCAAAATCGGGCGCAAAGCAAGAGACAAAGCCACGGGTCGGCATTCTCTACGGCAGCGTGAATGATGAATCGATTGTGGTTGAAGCGATCAAAATCCTCGAAGGAACTTTTAAGATCCCCTGCGAAAGCAAGGTCCTCTCCGCTCATCGGACGCCCGATGCCACCCGCACATATGTTAAAGGTGCCAAGGCCAGGGGGATAAAGATCCTCATCGGTGTCGCCGGATTGGCGGCGCATCTCCCCGGTGTGATCGCCTCTTATACATCCCTTCCCGTACTCGGCGTCCCTGTCGCCGGACCCAATCTGGATGGGATGGACGCCTTGCTCTCAATCGTTCAGATGCCGGCCGGTGTCCCTGTCGGAACCCTGGGGATCGGCAAGGTGGGCGCGCGAAACGCCGCCCTTCTCGCGGCTCGTATTTTGGCCCTGGAGAACAAAGAGATCGCCGATCGTCTCGATAAGCTGATCCAGCACATGGCTGAAGGCGGGAGGGTGTGATCTAACCTCGTTTTGGGAAGCGCATCCGCAGCGGCGGCCATCTCTTCAATGTCGTGGCCTCCATGTGCGATTTGCGAAGACGCTCGACAAGGTCTTCTCTATGGTTTTCAAGCGATCGCGGGGCGCGTTCGGGGAGGGCGGAGGCAAGCTCATCGAGCTGCGCCATTATTTCACGTGAAGGCATATTTGTTATATAGGCCGAGAAGATCTTGGACGGGGCTTCTTCCTTTAAAATTTGAACCGAAGGTGTCTCCTTCAAATCCCGCTTAATGCACGAATCGGCAAGCAGTGTCAGGATCCGCGCCTGGTCCGTCTTAATACCGAGCGAGGTGTCGAGGAATTGAAGTGTTCTGAGGACGAACCACAAAGGTCCGCTGCCGCAGAGCGAAACAAAGAGGGATCCGGCGCCGGATTGTTGAGACTCATGGATCATTCCCGCCATTTCGTTGAGATCAATGGCCGGATCATGAGTCAGGCGGTTCCCTCCCAGCGCCAACGCCGCGAGAAGTTTTCCAAGCTGTGAGGCGATGAGATATGGCGTCAGAATCGGCACCCCCAATGTATAGGCTACCGACAGCAGGCTTTCGGGCTCTTTTAAAAGCCGTTCTTTCTCTTTTAAATACCGTCCCAGCTTCTGGGATAAGGCTGATGACGGCATGATATGTTGGAACGGGGGTGAAGAGAGCAGATAGGATGATACCGCCCTGGGATTGGATAACAGCCTCTTCTCAATGGCGACGTCGTGAAGCCAGAGAACGCCCCGGGCTTCTTGGATCGACGCGACCGGCGCCGGGTCGCCATTCGACATCTGAGGATGCAGGCCGAGTTCCAATTGAAGCAGAAGCGGGCTGGCGATAATGGCGTCAAAGACACCGGCCTTGAGCAAGGGGATCACATCGAAGGGCGCGCACTCATCGATGAGGGCTTTGCGCGAGATGAGGAGAAATCGCAATCTTTCGGTACGGGATAGTTCGTTTTGAAGAAGGTCGCGGACTCCATCCGCATTGAGAAACTCGATGGCCGCCGGTGGTGAGGAGTTCTGTGACGGCCTGCTTTTCTGTGGAGGAGGATCTCCCGGACCGGGCGATAGATGCAGATGCTGTAATGTATGCCGGTTCATATCATCTCGCTTGGAAAAACCAACGGATAGACTGCATGCCACCGGACCTTGAACCCTGGTAGGATCATAGGGCATGATGGGGGCAGCGTAAAGCGATCCGGCTCAGACGCCCGCTGATGGCTTGAGGTATCGAATGGCCGCTCATGTCAGGAATCCGAAATTTAATGTTGATCTAGGGGATCTCTTCCCGCCCAGACCCGGAACGCCTTCCGAGGCCGGCTGGGGCCGCTTCGTCGATCTCATGAGAGAGGGAGGGGTCGGCATCCTGCCGACAGATACCGTCTACGGCCTTCACAGCCGATGGGACCATTCTGGAGCCCGCTACCGGATCCTGAGACTCAAAGGACGTCCGGCCGGTTCGTCTCTGTTGTGCTTGATCAACTCGATGGAGATGCTGGAATGGGTGGCTTCACCGCCGCAAACCCCGCTTTTTCAGAAATTAAAGGGGTACTGGCCCGGCGCCCTCACCATGATTCTTCCGGCGGGCCCGGCGGCGCCGCCTGCCGTTCAGACCAATGGAACGGTTGCCGTCCGGTGGCCGGATGACCCCTTTCTCAATCGTTTGGTAGAGGATATTGGGGTTCCTCTTCTCTCCAGCAGCGCCAATCCATCAGGACGAGAGCCGGCGACGACGATTCAGGAAATTTCCGAAAATTGGAAAAGCCAGGTGGATGCCATCATCGATGGTGGGCCCCGCGCCCGCCCCCCCTCGACGCTGATCCGTGTTCCAACGGTGGGCCGGATCGACATCCTCCGTCAAGGGGATATCAAGATCGAGTTTGATGGGTGAGGAGCTCTCCGGCCGAGTTCCTCGTGACGCAGGGGCTCCGAGCTCGAGCTACCTGTTCCCATCAGTCCGTGTTATAATCACCCGGTATATCGGGTGGTTCAGGCATGGATGTCACTCCTGAAAAGTGTCACATCCGGGTATCCCGGGAGGTCAAAAATGAAGCTTCAATCCGTTGTGTCACGACCTGTTAAGGCTGTTTGGATTTTCGGGAATCTGATCCTCATGCTCTGCCTCCTGATCGGCATCCCAAGGGCGGATGCGATCTTCTACAATATCGATCCGGCACAAAGTTCAGTCACCATGACGATTTTTGGGTTTGATTTCGCGGGAGCCGCCGACGGGACCTTCTACTTTGCCACAGATCCGGGGATCGAAGCGGGCGCCTGGGATATTTTGTGGGATCTCGATGCGACGGTTGAAGATATTGATGCCGGACTTGCCGCTCTTCGGAACATCACGATTCAAACCGATCCGACGAAAGATGCCTTTGGAGAAATAACCGATCCGAATCCCACGGATGGGGTGGTTTCCCTCAATCAGTTTCTGCCGATGATCGTCCACTTTACCTATGATCCTCTCTTCGGCGCATCGGAGGATTATGAAATTATCTCCGAGAGCTGCTTTGGGGAGGTCATTCTTTGCGAGAATCCGGCCTCCAGCGGCGAGGCGACGATTCATACAGCGACCCTGCGTTTTAATGCGGCGGCTCAGGATACGGTTCCCGCCGAGGAGAATCCCTTGGGTGAGGATATGCCGGTCCGCATCATCTTGAAGGCCGATGGCACTACGAACGGGCTCTCCGGGGTCGCCGCCGGCGGCCGGATGGGAGTCAGCCCCCAGGTGCGGATATGGCCCAATCCCTCTGCGGGGCCGGTGACGGTGAGTCTCGGCGCCTTTCAGGGGACGCCTCCTGAAATCGGTGTCTTTGACGTATCAGGACGGCGGATTCAATTATTGTCATCGACCGGCGGCCTCAGCCATGAGTATCAATGGAACGGCCGCGATAGCGCCGGACATCCAGCGCCGGCGGGGATCTACTTCATCCGTTGCCGGATCGGCGACGATATTTCCTACAATCGCTGCCTCCGTCTGAAATAATCCAGAATTCGGTTTACCGATTCCACCTCCTTGGGCGGGGAACCGTTGCGTTCCCCCTCCGGGATTTATAAAATCCAGGTTTGAAGCAAAGAATCCCAAAAAAGACCGATATTCGGCTAACGGACGGAGATTTCATGGGGGAAAAGCTGTTTCATGTCATGGTTGTCTGCACCGGCAATATCTGCCGGAGCCCGATCGGGGAGGGACTGCTCACACATCGGCTGAGGGATTTGCCGGTCCTCGTCGACTCCGCCGGCACGGCCGCGCCCGAAGGGGTTCCCGCTTCACAACACGGCGTGGATGTGTGCGCCGAGCGGGGACTTGATATCAGCAAGCACCGCTCCCGGCTGCTGACCCGGACGCTCCTCGGTGATGTCGATTTGGTTCTGGTCATGGAGCCGTATCACCAGATGGAGATTCTCACGATGGCGCCGGATCTCGCCGACCGGGTTTTTATCATCACGGAATTCGTCGGCGAGGGGGACGAAGGTGTTGGGGATCCGATTGGGGCGGGCCGCTATGCCTATGAAGAAACATATGCCATCTTGGAGCGCCTCACGGAAAAGGCCGATCCGCTGATTCGCGAAATGGTCAATGCCAAGACTCAAGCCGGAGAAACCCACTCATGAGAGAATCAAGACGGATGGTCATCGGTTCCGATCATAGGGGTTATAAGTTAAAAGCCCATTTTATAACCTGGCTGGAGTCCAAGGGATTCGTTGTTGAAGATGCCGGTCCCAAATCTCCCGATGCCGCCGATTATCCCGATTACGCGCTCGCCGTCGCCCGTAAGGTCGTCGCAGGTGTGGATACCTGGGGAATCCTTATCTGCTCCAACGGCGTCGGCATGGCCATGACCGCGAATAAGGTGAAGGGGATCCGCGCCGCGCTCTGCTGCACACCCGCCATGGCGGATCAGAGCCGCCGCCATAACAATGCCAATGTGCTTTGCCTCGGGGCCGACAATCAGTCGATGGAGGCGGGCCTTGAGATTTTAGAAAGCTGGCTCAAGGCGTCGTTTGAGGGCGGCCGTCATGAGAAACGCGTTCAGAAGATGATGGCCGCGGAGAGATTGTGTGATTAGACCTTGAACAGCCATTGATGGAACAGGGGAGGCATGATGAAGGATTGTCTATTTTGCAGGATTATCGCCGGTGAGATTCCGGCGGATAAAGTCTATGAAGATGATTTGATCATCGCCTTTCGCGATGTCAATCCTCAGGCGCCGACCCACATCTTGTTGATCCCGAAAGAGCATATTGCCACGGTGAACGATCTTCAGAAGGACCATGCGGAGCTCATCGGCCACATTCATCTTCAGGCGCGGGCGTTGGCCGCGTCCGAGGGGATCGATGAATTGGGGTATCGCATCGTCGTCAACTGTCTTGCCGACGCGGGACAGAGCGTTTTTCATCTCCATTTCCACCTTCTGGGCGGGCGTTCGATGAAGTGGCCTCCGGGTTGATGCCGAGTTGAACCTCAGTTAACACTCTGCTGAGCCCATGTTGGAACTTCGTGTGTCCGGTTGTGTTGAATAAGATCGGCATGATCATTTTGAGTCTGTGTTGATGGAAGGGAGGATAGAGCTTTGCCCCCGATGGATCTGCAAGCCATTAAGGCGCAATTGGAAGAGTTGACCCCGGCGATCAACGCGACGGAAGAGCAAATAGCCCGCGTCATTGTCGGGCAGAAGGATATGGTTCGGAAACTCCTTGTGGGCCTCCTGGCTGATGGCCACGTCCTGTTGGAGGGCGTTCCCGGCTTGGCCAAGACCCTTGCGGTCAGGGCTCTGTCGGGAGCGATTCAGGCCCGTTTCAGCCGGATTCAGTTCACGCCCGATCTGCTGCCCTCCGATCTTACCGGGACGATGGTCTACAATCCCCGCTCGGGGGAGTTCACCGTCCACAAGGGACCGGTCTTTACCAATATTGTCCTTGCCGATGAGATCAACCGAGCGCCGGCAAAGGTACAGAGCGCCCTGTTGGAAGCGATGCAGGAACGGCAGGTCACACTGGGGGAAACCACCTATCCCCTCGAAGAACCCTTCCTCGTCCTCGCCACACAAAACCCGATTGAGCAAGAGGGGACCTACCCGTTGCCGGAGGCGCAGGTCGATCGTTTCATGCTCAAACTGCGCGTCGGGTATCCCAGTCCCGAAGAAGAGAAAGAGATCTTGGGGCGGATGACGGGCAGCCACGTACCTGAGGTGCGGCAGGTGATCACGCCGAAGAACATTCTTGACAGCCGTGCCGTGGTTCGCCAGATCTATATGGATGAGAAGATCACTGATTATATTGTACAAATTATCTTTGCCAGCCGGGAGCCGGAAAGGGTGGGTCTCCACATCGGAGGACTGATCGCCTACGGCGCCTCTCCCCGGGGCACGATTAATCTCGCCCTGGCCGCGAAGGCCCACGCCTTCATCAGCGGCAGGCCCTATGTCGTCCCAGAAGATGTTAAAGCGATAGCTCCCGATGTCTTGCGCCATCGCATCCTGACAACCTATGAAGCGGAAGCCGAGGAGGTCAGCTCCGATGACCTGGTCCAAAAAATCCTGGACCACGTGGAAGTTCCGTAACCCATTCCGGGGAGGCGGAGATGCATCGGTTGCGGATTTGCCTACCTGGGATGATTTTGAAACGGAAGATCCCGTAGCGGTCCTGAAGCGAGTGCGGCATCTTGAGATCCGCACCCGCCGGTTGGTTGATCAGATATTTTCAGGTGAGTACCACTCCATTTTCCGTGGACAGGGGATGGAGTTTCACGATGTCCGCCCCTATGTCGCCGGCGACGACGTGCGGGCCATCGACTGGAACGTCACGGCGAGAGCGGCCGAACCTTATGTTAAAACATTTGTAGAAACCCGCGAGCTGGTGGTTCTCCTGATGGCCGACCTTTCCGCATCGACCCTTTTCGGTACGGGCGGCAAGGCGAAACGCGATCTCCTGGCCGAAACAGCGGCCCTCCTTATATTCTCTGCGATCCGTAACAGGGATCAGGTCGGTCTTGTCCTTTTCACCGATCGTTTGGAGAAGGTCATCCTGCCGCGCAAGGGGCGGCGCCATGGCCTCCGCCTGCTCCGCGAGCTCTTGGAATTCCGCCCCGAAGGACGCGGCAGCGACCTGAGCCAGCCGCTGGAACAGGTTGCCCGCCTTCTCCGCCGCCGGGCGGTCGTCTTTCTCATGAGTGATTTTCTTTTCCCTGACCCAACGGATGCTCTGCGCCGCGTCGCCGGCCGCCATGATCTCATCCCCGTCGTGATGAGCGATCAACGGGAAGAGGTGCTCCCGCCGGTTGGGCTGGTGGAGCTGGAGGATCTCGAGACCGGGCGGCGGCGTTTGGTCGATACATCGAATGCCGGTGTCCGGAAACTCTTTGAAGAGCGGGGCCGGCATCGCCGGGAGGTC is part of the Candidatus Eisenbacteria bacterium genome and encodes:
- a CDS encoding histidine triad nucleotide-binding protein is translated as MKDCLFCRIIAGEIPADKVYEDDLIIAFRDVNPQAPTHILLIPKEHIATVNDLQKDHAELIGHIHLQARALAASEGIDELGYRIVVNCLADAGQSVFHLHFHLLGGRSMKWPPG
- a CDS encoding DUF58 domain-containing protein; translation: MTWSKKSWTTWKFRNPFRGGGDASVADLPTWDDFETEDPVAVLKRVRHLEIRTRRLVDQIFSGEYHSIFRGQGMEFHDVRPYVAGDDVRAIDWNVTARAAEPYVKTFVETRELVVLLMADLSASTLFGTGGKAKRDLLAETAALLIFSAIRNRDQVGLVLFTDRLEKVILPRKGRRHGLRLLRELLEFRPEGRGSDLSQPLEQVARLLRRRAVVFLMSDFLFPDPTDALRRVAGRHDLIPVVMSDQREEVLPPVGLVELEDLETGRRRLVDTSNAGVRKLFEERGRHRREVLSHIFGRTGLDAVWLETEKDPAAALQHLFKVRLKRRSSGGIVAGPNVGARS
- the purE gene encoding 5-(carboxyamino)imidazole ribonucleotide mutase, which encodes MTGTQKKTRPAPKSGAKQETKPRVGILYGSVNDESIVVEAIKILEGTFKIPCESKVLSAHRTPDATRTYVKGAKARGIKILIGVAGLAAHLPGVIASYTSLPVLGVPVAGPNLDGMDALLSIVQMPAGVPVGTLGIGKVGARNAALLAARILALENKEIADRLDKLIQHMAEGGRV
- a CDS encoding MoxR family ATPase — its product is MDLQAIKAQLEELTPAINATEEQIARVIVGQKDMVRKLLVGLLADGHVLLEGVPGLAKTLAVRALSGAIQARFSRIQFTPDLLPSDLTGTMVYNPRSGEFTVHKGPVFTNIVLADEINRAPAKVQSALLEAMQERQVTLGETTYPLEEPFLVLATQNPIEQEGTYPLPEAQVDRFMLKLRVGYPSPEEEKEILGRMTGSHVPEVRQVITPKNILDSRAVVRQIYMDEKITDYIVQIIFASREPERVGLHIGGLIAYGASPRGTINLALAAKAHAFISGRPYVVPEDVKAIAPDVLRHRILTTYEAEAEEVSSDDLVQKILDHVEVP
- a CDS encoding threonylcarbamoyl-AMP synthase; translated protein: MAAHVRNPKFNVDLGDLFPPRPGTPSEAGWGRFVDLMREGGVGILPTDTVYGLHSRWDHSGARYRILRLKGRPAGSSLLCLINSMEMLEWVASPPQTPLFQKLKGYWPGALTMILPAGPAAPPAVQTNGTVAVRWPDDPFLNRLVEDIGVPLLSSSANPSGREPATTIQEISENWKSQVDAIIDGGPRARPPSTLIRVPTVGRIDILRQGDIKIEFDG
- the rpiB gene encoding ribose 5-phosphate isomerase B; this encodes MVIGSDHRGYKLKAHFITWLESKGFVVEDAGPKSPDAADYPDYALAVARKVVAGVDTWGILICSNGVGMAMTANKVKGIRAALCCTPAMADQSRRHNNANVLCLGADNQSMEAGLEILESWLKASFEGGRHEKRVQKMMAAERLCD
- a CDS encoding low molecular weight protein arginine phosphatase, which translates into the protein MGEKLFHVMVVCTGNICRSPIGEGLLTHRLRDLPVLVDSAGTAAPEGVPASQHGVDVCAERGLDISKHRSRLLTRTLLGDVDLVLVMEPYHQMEILTMAPDLADRVFIITEFVGEGDEGVGDPIGAGRYAYEETYAILERLTEKADPLIREMVNAKTQAGETHS
- a CDS encoding deoxyhypusine synthase family protein — its product is MNRHTLQHLHLSPGPGDPPPQKSRPSQNSSPPAAIEFLNADGVRDLLQNELSRTERLRFLLISRKALIDECAPFDVIPLLKAGVFDAIIASPLLLQLELGLHPQMSNGDPAPVASIQEARGVLWLHDVAIEKRLLSNPRAVSSYLLSSPPFQHIMPSSALSQKLGRYLKEKERLLKEPESLLSVAYTLGVPILTPYLIASQLGKLLAALALGGNRLTHDPAIDLNEMAGMIHESQQSGAGSLFVSLCGSGPLWFVLRTLQFLDTSLGIKTDQARILTLLADSCIKRDLKETPSVQILKEEAPSKIFSAYITNMPSREIMAQLDELASALPERAPRSLENHREDLVERLRKSHMEATTLKRWPPLRMRFPKRG
- a CDS encoding DUF2088 domain-containing protein encodes the protein MKIPYGKACLECPSEEILGKPAMRWRGRRSAWQEMEPDQVLEELGETRSCACGPRQPPNWEPLSSFFPRAPRHPVLVVPDATRRGFWQDILPSLVVDLLMRWPATELKILVATGIHAEVSRDDIERHLRFGDHAAPADHDGRQAAASGRIKIVQHHSDEGNLPVGTTPRGTPVSIDRHYLESDARILLGGTSYHYFAGFGGGPKLVFPGLASRPGILMNHLRALGRGMSGWDPACAPAQIAGNPVAEDIAEAATLAPPHAVISTLGFGDQIGVVTMAGREDWVLSINRCRALYHRGHRVVLSAPLQGVIVDAGGYPRDRHLLQVHKSLQHAVRFLRPDGWILLIGECGEGFGSAGLLDMVKSLSLRSLSDVTAQEADAGHLQTAVALMTATGKRRVAFYSEISGKHPEQIRSLGWQPLATGRELEAWLRERSKGSWGWLSEADTVLPQ
- the purD gene encoding phosphoribosylamine--glycine ligase, with the protein product MDSRLHHGEGPPLSEVEKVLIIGSGGREHALAWALSNSPSKPEIIGLPGNPGLAELGRCVAGNPSDNELVLEVVRREGIDFTIVGPEQPLVGGLTDRLRAAGHDVFGPSRHAAALEGSKVFSKTLMRSHGIPTAAFEIFTKPQDAIAFLKRQSFPQVLKVDGLAAGKGVFVTKTIEEAKSVVERVLVQKEFGSAGNRLIVEECLKGEEMSLFVLTNGSDAVLLPTAQDYKRAEDKDAGPNTGGMGATAPVVSWSPALERRAMDEVILPTLEAMQGEGRPYTGLLYAGLMVDEGRPDVLEFNCRFGDPETQVVLPILKGDLLQALSWASGRDTQTPDLELSDQWAATVVLTSKGYPGSYAKGFPISGISKARELPGAFIFHAGTAWAEIGPTGRGESPFHPSPAPFGGAKSPEGSMNSNHRIVTTGGRVLNAVGRGDDLPSALRRAYEAASLVTFEGKTMRRDIGHRGIAALKEGKI